In a single window of the Pseudobacteroides sp. genome:
- the tadA gene encoding tRNA adenosine(34) deaminase TadA, whose product MIKKNTSPQVKIHKKYMLQAYKEALRAYAKLETPVGAVIVFEGKIIARGYNTREQTQDPTQHAEIIAIKKAAKKLGSWRLIDCDLYVTLEPCPMCAGAIIQSRIKNVYYGAADPKAGAAGSVIDIFTIEKFNHKVNVFGGIMEHECSEVLRKFFRELRKSREKRS is encoded by the coding sequence ATGATAAAAAAGAATACTTCTCCTCAAGTAAAAATTCATAAAAAATATATGCTTCAGGCCTACAAAGAGGCACTTAGGGCCTATGCCAAGCTTGAGACCCCGGTTGGTGCCGTTATCGTGTTTGAAGGGAAAATTATAGCCCGCGGCTATAATACAAGAGAACAGACACAAGACCCAACTCAGCACGCAGAAATAATTGCTATAAAAAAGGCTGCCAAAAAACTGGGTTCCTGGCGGCTTATTGATTGTGACTTATATGTTACTTTAGAGCCCTGCCCAATGTGTGCAGGTGCCATTATACAGTCACGGATCAAAAATGTATATTATGGAGCTGCAGACCCTAAAGCGGGTGCTGCTGGGTCTGTTATCGATATATTTACCATTGAAAAATTCAATCACAAAGTTAATGTGTTTGGCGGTATAATGGAACATGAGTGCTCGGAGGTTTTGAGAAAGTTCTTCAGGGAGCTTCGCAAGTCCAGAGAAAAAAGAAGTTAA
- a CDS encoding pseudouridine synthase: protein MRLDKFLAQSSIGRRRTVRIYVKEGLVKVNGKVVTEPAMEIRENTDVIEYNGKLVTYTEKVYYMFNKPAGCITARKDAVNQTVFDFFDDADTMGIFHVGRLDKDTEGLLLLTNDGELEHKLMYPQNHVQKTYFFWALGSLDEVRRKQLEHGIYIGKDEAQTKPAKLKIHKYGLFNEFKNEISCGNLNIKDSGYYNQPVVSGYLTITEGRKHQVKRMLKAAGCYVIYLKRISIGGLTLDESLEKGKYRPLTQAEIQKLFR, encoded by the coding sequence ATGCGATTAGATAAATTCCTAGCACAATCGTCCATTGGGAGAAGAAGAACAGTCAGGATATATGTCAAGGAAGGCCTGGTTAAGGTAAACGGGAAAGTTGTAACGGAACCTGCAATGGAAATCCGTGAAAATACCGATGTTATTGAGTATAACGGTAAGTTAGTGACTTATACCGAAAAAGTATATTACATGTTTAATAAACCCGCAGGCTGCATAACTGCAAGAAAAGATGCTGTAAATCAAACAGTATTTGATTTCTTTGATGATGCAGACACAATGGGCATTTTTCATGTCGGAAGGCTGGATAAAGACACCGAAGGATTATTGTTACTTACTAATGACGGTGAGTTGGAACATAAACTAATGTACCCTCAAAATCATGTTCAAAAAACTTATTTCTTTTGGGCATTGGGTTCATTGGATGAGGTAAGAAGGAAGCAATTGGAACATGGAATCTATATAGGAAAAGATGAAGCACAGACAAAGCCAGCAAAATTGAAAATACACAAGTATGGGTTGTTTAACGAGTTTAAAAATGAAATATCCTGCGGGAATTTGAATATAAAAGATTCCGGGTACTATAACCAGCCAGTTGTCTCCGGTTATCTTACTATTACTGAAGGTCGCAAGCATCAGGTAAAACGTATGCTAAAAGCAGCAGGATGTTATGTAATATATTTAAAGAGAATTTCCATCGGTGGATTAACGCTGGATGAATCATTGGAAAAAGGTAAATACCGTCCCTTAACCCAAGCGGAAATTCAAAAGCTATTCAGATAG